CTTCAGAGTGAGTGTTGTGTGCTATTTTATTCCTACAGTCACTTGGAAGGCCATTGTTCTCAGTCTTCAAATGCCCCTTTCCCTTCAAATGGACACACTTACCCGTACATGAACAAAGAGCAGTGATTGATAAGGATGCCTTTAGGTATTGCAACTATGTTTTCCTGAAGGAATGTGGCAGACTAAGGAAGGTCCGATTAGCTTCGTGTTAGAACTTCAGGTGTAAAGTTATTGTTTTGTGCCTGTAGCACCAACCAAAGTAACTGGCCTCGTCCAATTTGTTGGATGTGGAGTTTACTCATTCGTGTCGCACATGAGCGGCACATGGAAGTGTTCGGTTTGTTTTGTCAGCGCAACTGATATCTTCTATGACTCATTGATGGCATTGTTGTGGTCACAGTGTCACATGCTTCCAGTTCTGACCTGTTGCCCATAGTATGCCTTCTGGATAGCATTTTTGGGGCAGATAAAGGAGATAGTGACATTTACTTATAATAATTGAGCAGTGGCATAAAGATTGACTGTGTTCCTCCAGTCTTGTGAGATAGTTTCACTGGTTACCATGCTTGACATACTTACCAGCTGTCTTCATTTCCCTATGGCCCGATTTGCATGTGCATGCTGTTGCTAGTGTTGGATATTTTTGTCTGTTCACTATTATATGCAGTTACTATCTTCCCATGAGTTCACTTTCATTGTATGTATAGGTTGTAACAGAAAGAGACACAGGCCGCTCCCGTGGGTTTGGGTTTGTTACATTCTCGGAACCTCGGGCTGTGGATGTTGCGATCCGGGAAATGCACAATGGAGAACTAGATGGTCGGACCATTTCTGTGAACAAAGCTCAACCTAGGATGAACAGTGATGATGGTGGCTATGGATATGGGGGTAGTAGTTACTCATCTGGTGCTAGAGGTGGATATCGTGGTGCAGCTGACATAGTACCCACTGCAAGTGATGATTGCTTTAAGTGTGGACGCCCTGGACACTGGGCTCGTGAATGTCTTTATTCTGATGGAGGCAGGCCTGGAAGGTACTCTCCCCCTTCCAGGTATGGCAATGGCGCTGGTGGGCGTGGTGACCGCTTTGGAGGATCAGACCGTTTTGGTAATCGCTATGTTGATGATCGTTATGATGGTGGCCGCTATGCTGATGATCGTTATGGTGGTGGACGCGATCGCTATCCTCCAGCTGCTGATCGTTTTTCTGGCGATAGATATGGTGGTGGTGATCGTTATGCATCAGGTGGCTTTGCCAGGGAAAGAAGCTATGAGAGAGATGGAGGGCGGCCAGGTGGAAGTTATTACCGTGATGAACCTAGAGGCACTGGTGCTTATGGCAGGGGTGGTCCACGTGTGGCGAATGGTGACAGATATGGGAGTGGTGGACCTGCTCGCCTTGGCGCGAGTTACCGAGATAGGCCTGCTCCCTATGATCGTCCCACTCAGGGTGCTCGCTCATATGATGACCGCTACTGATGGAAGGTCACCTTGGAGCAGACAGGAGATTTGATACAAGATTCAATTCCCAGTTGCTACTACCTCCTTTATTTGTGTCCACTATGTTGATGCTTCAACTCTCAAGTATCATTCTTTCAAGCAGTTTGTTTGGTTACTTCAGTCCATATGGCAGtacttaattattattattattattattattattattatggtcAAACTGTACACTCTAGGCAATGGGCAGACACTTGTTGCTTATTGTTATGGTATTGTGTAACTACTCTGCACTCTAAGTTTGAGTTGTACTACTGTTTTAGTTTTGACTCATCTCGTGTTGTCGGCATTGTCAATCTTTGAGACTGCAGTGCCACATTCTGCCAATCTCTTGACAAATATTGGACCTGCTTATCTGATGTCAGATTTGTGTTGAAATCTGCTGGTAATACTGGCACCGCACAAGTTGGATGTGCATTTTCAAGATTATGTACCATCTGCTCAAAGCAATGTTTCAGGTTTGTTTTCTCCCGGTTTATTTAGAACAGCAAGCTTAGACAGATACAGTTTGAGGAATTCACACAGGCACTGGCTGTGTTTGTATGATTCAACTGTGTTTGTATGATTCAATTGGTAATGACGGATGTAATCAGGGGAAATTCTACTGGTATAATTGATTTAACCTGGTGGTGCTTGTTGAAGCTTCAATGTACGTATGTCTTTTCACCCGCTAAACACTGCAGTTAGAATTAAGTCCATTTGTGCGAGATAGCCTCAACCAAGTCTATCCTTACGATGCAGGGTGCTtatacgcggggggggggggggggctgcccctTTGGGcaatgcatagcctcaaggtgATGCTCCGCAGAGGAAAAGTATAGCGGGATTTTCAGGAAGAGACAGGTGCCTGAGGAGAAAAAATGTGATCGGTCCATAAAGTTGGGAAAGTTGAAGTGGAGAGTGGGAATGCATGTGTAGGGCGAGTCTATTTTCTATTCTTTGTTGAGGTCCACTAGTAATAGCTTGCATTGGAGAGGAAAAATATAATATAGATGCCTTAAGCTACTTTTTATAATTGGACATCTGTAtccactagatgacccgttgcactGATGGCGCAAGGGGCGAGAGTAAGACAAGTATTGAAAGAGTGAATATAAATATATTTAGGGGCAGATTGGAACACATGGATTATTTATGATACATAGTGTTCCACATGGATTATTTATGGTACATACTAGTGTTCTAAGAAGCTTAGGATAGAATATTTGCAATGCTATTAGGAAGGAAGGTAGATAGGGAGAGATACATCTTAAAGGCGTTATAAGTGATGAACATTAGTCAGTGTGATTGGTGGATCATCATCGATGAAAACTTGTCCTGGCAATTGTTCATAGTGGTTGTGGTTGAATATACCCAAAGGGGCTGCCCCTTTGGGTATATGGCCAATGCATAGCCCCAGGGTGATGCTCCGCAGAGGAAAAGTAGGTTCGGATGGTGTAGCGGGATTCTCAGCAAGAGACAGGTGCTTGAGGAGAAAAAATGTGATCGGTCCATAAAGTTGGGAAAGTTGAAGTGGAGAGTGGGAATGCATGTGTAGGGCGAGTCTATTTTCTATTCTTTGTTGAGGTCCACTAGTAATAGCTTGCATTGGAGAGGAAAAATATAATATAGATGCCTTAAGCTACTTTTTATAATTGGACATCTTTAtccactagatgacccgttgcactGATGGCGCAAGGGGCGAGAGTAAGGCAAGTATTGAAAGAGTAAACATAAATATATTTAGGGGCAGATTGGAACACATGGATTATTTATGATACATAGTGTTCCACATGGATTATTTATGGTACATACTAGTGTTCTAAGAAGCTTAGGATAGAATATTTGCAATGCTATTAGGAAGGAAGGTAGATAGGGAGAGATACATCTTAAAGGCGTTATAAGTGATGAACATTAGTCAGTGTGATTGGTGGATCATcagcgctgaaaacttgttcagaCAATTGTTCATAGTGGTTGTGGTTGAATGTTTTAATTATTCATAGCAGAAATTCCTTCAACATCATCATCCAGGTAGAAAATAGTATACGACACTTTAGGGGCTCAGGCCAACGCTACATCTACAGACTATTTGCAAAGGAAAAAAAACTGAATGTGTCTTGAATAAAGCATaagtattcacatatgtactaagaaAGCATGGTCACTTTGTGGCATCAGAACCATTCGGTCAAATCTTGTATACGAAAAATGTGTTGTATACTAAGATAATAGACGATCGATACCGACAAAACAGGCGATGAGAAGGGCTCTGTATCCATAGAATCACACTAAAAACATCCATCAAAGTTCTAGCCTTTGGAAAACACAACAAAAATGAAAACCACTGCTATAAATTGTTGGAACCGTAGCCTAAACAAATAGAAAATTTGCATGCTTGAAAAACTCTAGAACTGACATTGAAATTTAGCCACTGGAAGCAATTCGAAGATGCCAACTTACAGCTATCTCACAATCTTTCAGTTTGCTAACTCTGCATGGTCAAGTTAGAACTCTCAAGGTTCAGGTTAGATCAACTCAAGAAACTCATTTAAAAAAAAAATGACAACACATATTCTAGCCTGAAATAAACTTCATGGTGTTTAGAGTGAAACAGAGCAGCAGGAACGGCAAAGATGCAAAGCCACTaatacacacacacgcgcgcgcgcgcacgcgcacaCGCACACAAATAGGGAGACTATTCGATTCAAACTCCTACAAAAACTCTTCAAATAACTACAGGAAATATAAATAGTAGTCTTGATGTCTGGCAGCCCGGCAGGGCAATAGAGCAAAATAAATGACAGCAAAGGTGTGGTGAAAAATAAATTTTTGGTGGTGACTCATGCTTTCTTCAATTCTTGGTTGAGATAGAAGATCTCAACTCTCAAGTAACACCTCATATAAATAGACCAATGTGGTCACCGGCAACTTCTCAACAACCTGTCAACTCTGGAATAAATATTCTGTCTAAGCAAAATACAATAATTTGCAAGTGACCAGTTGATGCTACCTACAATTTCTAGTAAATCGCTTGAACCCTTCTCAGAATAGGAAACTCTTTAGTTAGCTTCAAATACATGGATATGAGAACACGTATCATGAGAGTGATTAAGAGAAACATATGGTCCGGTATTAAACAGAACTAAGAGACTGAGGTTTGCAGTTACAATTACTAACCAGTATTACATCCTTCTAAGAATCTGAAACATATGGAGTATTTGGAACATGATCTGGAAGGCGAAAATACCGGAGAGAATTAAAATGCTCGGCTGGAGAGTAGCGACTGGTTCTCTACCCACAAAGCTAAATAAATTCAAAACGACTCTTGAGAAGGATGTAATCTTCAGCATTTGTGGATGTACAGAGGAAAATGATTTCCATGCTATGATTGAATGCACTAAAGCGAGAGCCTTAAGAGCAGAGATTAGGAAAATTCGGCTGGCTACCAGATGAGAAGTCCTAGTGAAGATTGGCTACAAATccataaacaaatataagagcatttagattactaaagtagtgatctaaacgctcttatatttctttacagagggagtaccttatAACAAAAGCACAACAAAAGTACAGCCAATTCCAAGTCAAACGTAAACATATTGTATGAACCGGAGAGAATAAATCTCAAAATTGAGTAATAAAGTCCCAACAATTAGCCAGTTGCATAATCTATAAGACTTTGGAGTACATACGACGATTTAAAGAGATGGGGCTAACTCTGTAATAACAACATGACAGCGAAAGCTGAACCCTGTGTGGCTGTGTCTACTGGATTGAGATGAATAGTGGATATATGAGGACAATAGTGTAGACATCACACAAGTATTTCAATTATACTTGCTCTTCTTCGTAGCTATCTTTATTCTGCTTGGTAAAGTTAAATTATATATCAGGGAATAAAAAAAAAGAGACTATCTTGATGTCGTCGCAGGACCTCTGAATCCCGATAACCATACAACCATATGTTTGCTTAATAACAAAACAAACTATACAAACCATTTACAGGAATATCGATAACAAACTTGTTCCATCTTGAATAAAAAAATTGTGGACCAAATGTTCCGCAACCAGACCATTTTCCAATACATTTAGATCAACACGCACAACACATGTCCACATTAGCACAATTTGAAAAGCACCATTTTTCTCCCAATAAAAATGAAATGGTAAAAAAGACATTGTGCAACAGCATTAGCTTTCAGGAAAAACATTTACCATAGTTCCTAACCAGCCCACATTAAAGCAAAAAATGACATCCTCTGTTGTAGAATTAAGAAAAATATGCTCTCCTGGGATAGATTGGTTCACCTTGAGGTACAATGAATAGATTAGAAAACAAGCAGAAGTTAGTCCTATTTTGGAATCTGCAGTAATACTCGGTTAGAAAGAACCGCAAGATATACTCACATGAGCCAGCAGATGTGCAGCCTGAGCAATTGTGGGAAGGTGAATTGCTGTGAAGCATGAATGTAGCTCAATAAAGACGGCCCCTAAATTGAACCCGTCGCTACTCTTCATCTCCCACAAATACCGCATCCGTAGATTGATTGGAATATCAATTCCTAAAGACCATGATCATACAAAAGGGTTTTATCAGCAGACATATACTGGTTCCAATGATGGAGCTTCTCTatgaaacaaaatttgaaatatacCGGAATATTATGAATTTTACAACTAACAAGAACTCTTTTGCATAAAATGATTGTTTTTTTTCGAGAAGGAGGaagcccccggcctctgcatctgaacgatgcatgcggccactttattaattgttcacacaagacattacaaagtaatacaacagcaagactaaagccaccgtctaggcaacatctatcGCTattcctatccaattgatgaagggatgctgatagtctgggcctaataccaaacagaccttgcagccaaacctaacatctaagacctaaggtcccatccaggacgcctgccgggcatggggcacccaccggtccggcgcactcctcaaccaggacgcctgccgggtatgagcccgccgccgccacctgccaccaatccatcttcagagctgtactgctgcatctaccttgcacgGTCtagctgccatcgacgccaccacgacgtcaGACCGCGACACCCTCCTGCGTGAGTCCATCTCTGCGCATCGGATGCCGAGTCACCACAGCGCCATACGCCGCCGAGGTCCGCGACCATCAATAAGTGAGATGACGCACtactccaccaaagaatccgtccactggtccctcgaacccgtgta
The window above is part of the Triticum aestivum cultivar Chinese Spring chromosome 2A, IWGSC CS RefSeq v2.1, whole genome shotgun sequence genome. Proteins encoded here:
- the LOC123188598 gene encoding glycine-rich RNA-binding protein RZ1C produces the protein MTEKEVGRIFVGGLSWDTTERTLERAFGEFGKVIETQVVTERDTGRSRGFGFVTFSEPRAVDVAIREMHNGELDGRTISVNKAQPRMNSDDGGYGYGGSSYSSGARGGYRGAADIVPTASDDCFKCGRPGHWARECLYSDGGRPGRYSPPSRYGNGAGGRGDRFGGSDRFGNRYVDDRYDGGRYADDRYGGGRDRYPPAADRFSGDRYGGGDRYASGGFARERSYERDGGRPGGSYYRDEPRGTGAYGRGGPRVANGDRYGSGGPARLGASYRDRPAPYDRPTQGARSYDDRY